From Synoicihabitans lomoniglobus, the proteins below share one genomic window:
- a CDS encoding agmatine deiminase family protein, with protein sequence MHTPFMSRFGWIVSTVLITLAGVLGLVRWSGARTHALPPSTTDLGELFERAPTDENQAFHYTPPVPLARLATEWEPQRALVLGMALPELMADQSIAHYQRDLLVAAHDLVDVYVFCEHDHTRAMAYFLSLLNELPQAEAVLARTDFVDSRNLSRWTRDYGPVFGIKPNQGLVMLDHVYRNLTLDLEERVESKSDSLRKFMSLQGDAMPGDVAVYLQQRFDTEVDVVRPPLWMDGGDFIHDGKGNVFISAQTLVRNGGNKSALTELFRRYFGAKQLHVLHALPGSTVNHLDMVIKFLDANTVVVADYQSDDDENLNRYRRQLTQSVRTILAENEAYLRKHFPSLRILKMPMPPIMFMSEEEILAEGASEFLQAMAVNWGLTTADNLQHLRQAELRQLEESTLHRIRGEVGRVNLSSVDGFNAVLRHYGQLPMDKYFDMHSESVTRYRSYINSLFLHSTAGRQAFLVPRFSGRTTAETARLTAWESQVATTYHQAWPDAEIRWINCDGMITDMGFIHCTTITVPDWKL encoded by the coding sequence ATGCACACCCCTTTTATGTCTCGTTTCGGTTGGATTGTATCGACCGTGCTGATCACGCTCGCGGGAGTGCTGGGGCTGGTGCGGTGGAGCGGAGCGAGAACCCACGCTTTGCCTCCATCCACCACCGACCTCGGTGAGCTCTTTGAGCGGGCACCGACCGATGAAAACCAGGCATTTCATTATACCCCGCCGGTGCCGCTGGCTCGGTTGGCGACTGAATGGGAACCGCAACGTGCGCTTGTGCTGGGCATGGCGCTACCCGAACTCATGGCCGACCAAAGCATCGCTCATTACCAGCGCGATCTGCTCGTCGCGGCGCACGATCTGGTGGATGTGTATGTTTTCTGTGAACACGACCACACCCGCGCGATGGCGTATTTTTTGTCGCTGCTCAACGAGCTGCCGCAAGCGGAAGCGGTGCTGGCCCGCACGGACTTTGTCGACTCCCGGAATCTGAGTCGGTGGACCCGCGACTACGGTCCGGTGTTTGGAATCAAGCCGAATCAAGGGCTCGTGATGCTCGACCACGTTTATCGCAACCTGACGCTCGATCTCGAAGAACGAGTCGAGTCCAAGTCGGATTCATTGCGAAAATTCATGTCGCTGCAGGGGGACGCCATGCCCGGTGACGTGGCCGTTTATTTGCAGCAACGCTTCGATACCGAAGTCGACGTCGTGCGCCCGCCCTTGTGGATGGACGGCGGGGACTTCATCCACGACGGAAAGGGCAATGTATTTATTTCCGCGCAGACGCTCGTGCGCAACGGCGGCAACAAGTCGGCTCTCACCGAGCTCTTTCGCCGCTACTTCGGAGCCAAACAATTGCATGTCCTGCACGCGTTGCCCGGCTCCACCGTCAACCACCTCGACATGGTGATCAAATTCCTCGACGCCAACACCGTGGTGGTCGCGGACTACCAGTCGGACGACGACGAGAATCTCAACCGCTACCGCCGTCAATTGACGCAAAGCGTGCGCACCATTCTGGCCGAGAATGAAGCCTACTTGCGTAAACACTTTCCCTCATTGCGCATTCTCAAAATGCCCATGCCGCCGATCATGTTCATGTCGGAGGAAGAGATCCTGGCCGAAGGAGCCTCCGAGTTCCTCCAGGCCATGGCCGTCAATTGGGGACTGACCACCGCCGACAATCTGCAACACCTGCGGCAGGCGGAATTACGGCAGTTGGAAGAGTCCACGTTGCACAGAATCCGCGGCGAAGTGGGGAGGGTGAACCTCAGTTCGGTCGATGGTTTCAACGCCGTGCTTCGTCACTACGGGCAACTGCCGATGGACAAGTATTTCGACATGCACTCGGAGTCGGTCACCCGCTACCGCAGTTACATCAACAGTCTCTTTCTGCACAGCACCGCTGGTCGCCAAGCGTTTTTGGTCCCCCGTTTCTCTGGTCGCACTACCGCTGAAACCGCCCGACTGACCGCTTGGGAATCGCAGGTCGCCACCACTTACCACCAAGCCTGGCCGGATGCCGAGATTCGCTGGATCAATTGCGATGGCATGATCACCGACATGGGCTTCATCCACTGCACCACGATCACGGTGCCCGACTGGAAACTCTAA
- a CDS encoding 3-deoxy-D-arabino-heptulosonate 7-phosphate synthase: MILPKSHRLTDPQVAELTAIVSEFGCNLQPIIGAVRTIYAILGDERDELMINRIEGLSYVDRVDRIQSGFKLMDRRSDLATHEIKLGGVTLGKELFVIAGHCTIDPKNPNYFYETAAAVKEAGAHVVRGGVWKPRTNPYSFQGDVKSLDILMEASQRTGLPVDAEVMDEEHLKMALDAGVHMLQIGARNALNYSLLRAIGKAIAERDTVVLLKRSIHMGPIDEFIAAAEYIVSFGNPNILLCPRGTKPGLDGYRNHPDESITPLLKEKSWAPVVVDPSHSVGKAAYVPACSLAAVAYGADGLCIESHIDPAKGIGDDPKQALTPAVLAETIQQSKQLWSLRRGEGITAAV; the protein is encoded by the coding sequence ATGATTCTCCCCAAGTCCCACCGCCTGACTGATCCTCAAGTCGCCGAACTCACCGCCATCGTCTCCGAATTCGGGTGCAACCTGCAGCCCATCATCGGCGCCGTGCGGACCATTTATGCCATCCTTGGCGACGAGCGCGATGAGTTGATGATCAACCGCATCGAGGGTCTGTCCTACGTCGATCGCGTCGATCGCATTCAGTCGGGCTTCAAATTGATGGACCGTCGGTCGGATCTGGCGACGCACGAGATCAAACTCGGCGGGGTGACCCTTGGGAAAGAATTGTTCGTCATCGCCGGTCATTGCACCATCGACCCGAAGAACCCGAACTACTTCTACGAAACGGCCGCCGCGGTGAAGGAAGCCGGTGCTCACGTGGTGCGCGGCGGGGTCTGGAAACCCCGCACCAATCCGTATTCGTTTCAGGGTGACGTGAAGTCGCTCGACATCCTCATGGAGGCATCCCAGCGCACTGGCCTGCCGGTCGATGCCGAGGTAATGGATGAGGAGCACCTCAAGATGGCGCTCGATGCCGGCGTGCACATGCTCCAGATCGGCGCCCGCAACGCGCTCAACTATTCGCTGCTGCGCGCCATCGGCAAAGCCATCGCCGAACGCGATACCGTGGTGCTGCTCAAGCGCAGCATCCACATGGGGCCGATCGATGAATTCATCGCCGCCGCCGAATACATCGTGAGTTTCGGCAACCCCAACATTCTCCTGTGTCCGCGCGGCACCAAACCGGGACTCGATGGCTACCGCAACCATCCCGACGAAAGCATCACGCCGTTGCTCAAGGAAAAGAGCTGGGCTCCCGTGGTCGTCGATCCGTCGCACTCCGTTGGCAAGGCCGCCTATGTGCCGGCTTGTTCGCTGGCGGCGGTCGCCTATGGCGCGGACGGCCTCTGCATCGAAAGTCACATCGACCCCGCCAAGGGCATCGGTGACGATCCCAAGCAGGCGCTCACGCCGGCCGTGCTGGCCGAGACCATTCAGCAATCCAAGCAACTCTGGTCATTGCGTCGCGGCGAAGGCATCACGGCCGCGGTTTAG
- a CDS encoding DNA polymerase III subunit gamma/tau, whose translation MPALTWPDSLQGTPAVAVIERAIERERLSHSLLITGAEYETLVAVSLAIADRLLYPPHGAAPAVRFAPNDHADCHNLRPEGKARFIKADVMRKFIGKLSVSAATGDHKVGIVHEADRMNVATSNIFLKTLEEPPANTTLLVLTTRPYALLPTIRSRCLNFRFPSAEVGYLPDGWRAWISDYQAWLGRLSAGVTDRGAAADAIFSAYGLTARFGVILDAATSEAWKEQKTDLPSDLADDEKVAIETGLSNGLRLKLFAGIEHATRDFALEHISTGDESFRRAFTGAIEKLEHSVGLLRVNLNAQTALESFMLASLRLWAARS comes from the coding sequence ATGCCCGCGTTGACCTGGCCGGACTCGCTCCAAGGCACGCCCGCCGTCGCCGTCATCGAACGTGCGATCGAGCGCGAGCGTTTGTCGCACAGCCTGCTCATCACCGGCGCGGAATACGAAACGCTGGTCGCCGTCTCGCTGGCGATCGCGGATCGCCTGTTGTATCCGCCCCACGGCGCAGCTCCCGCCGTGCGCTTCGCGCCCAACGATCACGCGGACTGCCACAACCTTCGCCCCGAGGGCAAAGCACGCTTCATTAAAGCGGATGTCATGCGCAAGTTCATCGGCAAGCTGTCCGTCTCCGCCGCCACCGGTGATCACAAAGTCGGCATCGTGCACGAAGCCGACCGCATGAATGTGGCCACTTCGAACATCTTCCTCAAAACCCTCGAGGAGCCGCCGGCCAATACCACGCTGCTCGTGCTGACGACGCGGCCCTACGCGCTGTTGCCGACCATTCGCAGCCGTTGCCTCAATTTCCGTTTCCCGTCGGCCGAAGTCGGCTACCTGCCCGATGGCTGGCGGGCATGGATTTCCGACTACCAGGCCTGGCTGGGGCGGCTCTCCGCCGGCGTGACCGATCGCGGTGCCGCAGCCGATGCTATTTTTTCCGCCTATGGGCTCACGGCGCGCTTTGGCGTCATTTTGGACGCGGCTACTTCCGAGGCGTGGAAGGAACAAAAAACCGACCTGCCTTCCGATTTGGCAGATGACGAAAAGGTCGCGATCGAAACCGGGCTCTCCAACGGGCTGCGCCTCAAACTCTTTGCCGGCATCGAACACGCCACCCGCGATTTTGCCCTCGAGCACATCAGCACGGGCGACGAGTCGTTCCGCCGTGCGTTTACCGGTGCCATTGAAAAACTGGAACACTCCGTCGGTCTGTTGCGTGTGAACCTCAACGCCCAGACCGCGCTGGAAAGTTTCATGCTCGCCTCGCTGCGCCTTTGGGCGGCGCGCAGCTGA
- a CDS encoding SDR family oxidoreductase, with amino-acid sequence MNDTPSPSPSHRTVLITGAGTGIGAALALRLAHAGWTVIIAGRRPEKLEEVAANIRAAGGTVTVVVGDVTMSADVARMVAAAGPSLDLLVHSAGQGHCLTIDELDEQEFRETLNVATVGAFLTAKLALPKLRAGQSGAGHIIQIASLASGGTWNREVGYGTAKGAQAKFALHLTSQMEVDAAAGGRRIHVHAVCPGTVDTPFWDRVPNRPIDRANALTGDEVAWMTEAIINDPAATWETLSAIKPRAEIVIKPHAPFERWSNVIAVAHESHP; translated from the coding sequence ATGAACGATACCCCCAGCCCGTCTCCCTCCCATCGAACTGTCCTCATTACCGGAGCCGGCACGGGTATCGGTGCAGCCCTCGCTCTCCGCCTCGCACACGCGGGTTGGACCGTGATCATCGCGGGTCGTCGTCCGGAGAAACTCGAAGAAGTCGCCGCGAACATTCGAGCCGCGGGCGGCACGGTGACCGTGGTGGTGGGCGATGTGACAATGTCCGCCGACGTGGCTCGAATGGTGGCTGCCGCTGGTCCCTCGCTCGATTTACTCGTCCACAGTGCCGGCCAAGGCCACTGCCTCACGATCGACGAACTCGACGAGCAGGAGTTTCGAGAAACACTGAATGTCGCCACTGTCGGCGCGTTTTTAACCGCCAAACTCGCGTTGCCCAAACTGCGAGCGGGGCAGTCCGGCGCCGGCCACATCATCCAAATAGCCTCTCTGGCCAGTGGCGGCACCTGGAATCGCGAAGTCGGCTATGGAACGGCCAAAGGCGCCCAAGCGAAATTCGCCCTCCATTTGACTTCACAAATGGAAGTCGACGCCGCGGCGGGTGGGCGACGCATTCACGTGCACGCCGTTTGTCCCGGAACGGTGGATACGCCGTTTTGGGACCGCGTGCCGAATCGACCGATCGACCGTGCCAACGCCCTGACCGGCGACGAAGTGGCGTGGATGACGGAGGCGATTATCAACGATCCGGCTGCGACGTGGGAAACGCTCAGTGCAATCAAGCCGCGCGCCGAAATCGTGATCAAACCGCACGCGCCATTTGAACGCTGGAGCAATGTCATCGCCGTGGCCCACGAGAGCCATCCCTGA
- a CDS encoding alpha/beta fold hydrolase, with amino-acid sequence MVVLHGMLGSSRNWMSAGADLAQDWHVHALDQRNHGKSPHAEPMNYDALVGDVLAWMDARAIDQIDLMGHSMGGKVSMVLAIQHPERVRRLIVVDIAPKDYLSHGHRAEFAAMHELRLNEIRSRGEAELRMESRVADWGMRKFITTNLERDEANGGWRWIINLPVITAALPDLERNPLAPTDTFDGPTLFIAGGKSRYIAPADHAVIRRHFPSVQIETIANSGHNPHMEARTDLVQCVRAHAG; translated from the coding sequence ATGGTGGTGCTGCACGGCATGTTAGGTTCGTCGCGCAATTGGATGAGCGCCGGGGCGGACTTGGCTCAGGATTGGCACGTGCACGCGCTCGATCAGCGCAATCACGGCAAATCTCCGCATGCCGAGCCCATGAATTACGACGCGCTGGTCGGCGACGTTCTCGCTTGGATGGACGCCCGCGCCATCGACCAAATCGACCTCATGGGGCACAGCATGGGCGGCAAAGTGAGCATGGTGCTGGCGATACAGCATCCGGAACGCGTGCGTCGCCTGATCGTCGTCGACATCGCGCCCAAGGACTACCTTTCCCATGGCCACCGGGCGGAATTTGCCGCGATGCACGAACTGCGCCTGAACGAAATCCGTTCCCGCGGTGAGGCCGAGCTGCGCATGGAATCCCGCGTGGCCGATTGGGGCATGCGAAAATTCATCACCACCAATCTCGAACGCGACGAAGCCAACGGTGGCTGGCGTTGGATCATTAACCTGCCCGTCATCACCGCCGCGCTACCCGATTTGGAACGCAATCCTCTGGCGCCCACCGACACCTTCGACGGTCCGACGCTGTTTATCGCCGGCGGCAAATCTCGCTACATCGCGCCCGCCGACCATGCGGTCATTCGTCGACATTTTCCGTCCGTGCAAATCGAGACGATCGCCAACTCCGGCCACAATCCGCACATGGAGGCGCGGACCGATCTGGTGCAATGCGTGCGAGCGCACGCCGGTTGA
- a CDS encoding 3-keto-disaccharide hydrolase, which translates to MFTPPRRRAWRALCVSCFLVVGVGVSRGSDEPKALFDGKSLSGWTIENGGRFSVREGLLHLDRGTGWLRSDKTYADFTLILEVRFNEARANGGIFVRTGATSHDDENGWPNNGYQVQCMDATDVEHPLGTLIHYGASDFEQVYDAAKIEALKEPAGKWNRLEITCRGEHLAVKLNGTLITLAQGIAKRSGHVGLQGELGPLDFRTIELIEH; encoded by the coding sequence ATGTTTACCCCACCCCGGCGCCGCGCTTGGCGCGCGCTTTGCGTTTCCTGTTTTCTCGTCGTCGGTGTCGGCGTGTCGCGCGGCTCCGACGAACCAAAAGCGTTGTTCGATGGCAAATCCCTGTCCGGTTGGACGATTGAAAACGGCGGTCGCTTCTCGGTTCGCGAGGGCCTGCTTCATTTGGATCGCGGCACGGGGTGGCTGCGTTCCGACAAGACGTATGCCGACTTCACCCTCATTCTGGAGGTGCGATTCAACGAAGCACGCGCCAACGGGGGAATCTTCGTGCGCACCGGTGCCACCAGTCACGACGACGAGAATGGTTGGCCCAACAATGGTTACCAGGTCCAGTGCATGGACGCCACCGATGTGGAGCACCCGCTGGGCACCTTGATTCACTACGGCGCGAGCGACTTTGAACAAGTTTACGATGCCGCCAAAATCGAAGCGCTCAAGGAACCCGCCGGGAAATGGAATCGTCTCGAAATCACCTGCCGAGGCGAACACCTCGCCGTAAAACTCAATGGCACGTTGATCACTTTGGCGCAAGGCATCGCGAAACGCTCAGGTCATGTAGGACTGCAAGGAGAACTCGGCCCCTTGGACTTTCGCACGATCGAGTTGATCGAACACTGA
- a CDS encoding YdeI/OmpD-associated family protein, with amino-acid sequence MPVSDPEPVFFETPAEFTAWFARHHDRCTEVWVGLHRKDSGLPSITYGEAVEEALCWGWIDGLKRRYDETSYVQRFTPRQARSMWSQKNIATIAALERAGRMQPAGRAALARRDPTLTGAYSFEQDKPPELVASRQRAFAAKSGAWRFFNAQPPGYRRTALHWVESAKQEATRERRFGQLLACSERRERLPQLSGNGTKPRP; translated from the coding sequence ATGCCTGTCTCCGACCCCGAACCGGTTTTTTTCGAGACTCCGGCCGAGTTTACCGCGTGGTTCGCTCGTCATCACGATCGTTGCACGGAAGTTTGGGTGGGGCTGCACCGCAAGGACTCCGGACTGCCCTCGATCACCTATGGCGAAGCGGTCGAAGAAGCGTTGTGCTGGGGCTGGATCGACGGCCTGAAGCGCCGTTATGACGAGACGAGTTACGTGCAGCGCTTCACGCCGCGTCAGGCGCGTTCCATGTGGAGCCAGAAAAACATCGCGACCATCGCGGCGCTGGAGCGAGCCGGGCGCATGCAGCCGGCCGGTCGCGCCGCCCTCGCCCGTCGCGACCCCACGCTCACCGGAGCGTATTCATTTGAACAGGACAAGCCGCCGGAACTCGTCGCGTCCCGGCAACGGGCCTTTGCAGCCAAGTCCGGGGCGTGGCGATTTTTCAACGCCCAGCCTCCGGGCTATCGGAGAACGGCGCTACACTGGGTCGAGAGCGCCAAACAGGAGGCGACGCGGGAGCGCCGGTTCGGACAATTGCTCGCGTGTTCCGAACGGCGGGAGCGTCTGCCTCAGTTATCAGGAAACGGCACTAAACCGCGGCCGTGA
- a CDS encoding MATE family efflux transporter, translating into MTTSVRPTLIALALPIFVEHALHVLTSTIDVFMVSTIGDDAVAALGISHQFVVLAIMVFGFVGIGSSVVVTHCLGGNDKTGAHATGVTAVAVNFWLGILLSVIITLNASGLLRLMQLPEALFQYAQPYLVILGATLWLEAHNVAVGAVLRAHNRASDAMWITITQNVFNAVGNAVLLFGLFGAPRMGIIGVALATAASRVVAAALFWAMLRRRTGITIRLVDLVRIPLPRLRRILRIGLPSAGEHLCWWISFMTITTFTARMGATSLAVQSYTMQVMHFVFAFSFALALANEILLGYHVGAGEFEHAYRRLLRTLKQGLGIIMIAVLPAALFGGSILGLFSDNTEVIVLGALLLKMALLIEPGRLFNMVMVCGLRATGDVTFPLKLGLIGMWGIWVPLSWFLGLYLGWGLPGLWTAMIVDECFRGSVMFRRWKRRDWLPHAQRSRAGVEASLAETAAA; encoded by the coding sequence ATGACCACATCTGTTCGACCCACCTTGATCGCGTTGGCGCTCCCCATTTTTGTGGAGCACGCGCTGCATGTGCTCACGAGCACGATCGATGTGTTCATGGTGAGCACGATCGGTGACGACGCGGTGGCGGCGCTGGGAATTTCCCATCAATTCGTGGTCCTCGCGATCATGGTCTTCGGATTCGTAGGCATCGGTAGCAGCGTGGTCGTCACGCACTGTCTCGGCGGGAACGACAAGACCGGCGCTCATGCGACCGGAGTGACGGCGGTGGCGGTGAATTTTTGGTTGGGCATCCTGCTCAGTGTCATCATCACGCTGAACGCCAGCGGTCTGTTGCGACTCATGCAGTTGCCGGAGGCGCTTTTCCAATACGCGCAGCCCTATCTCGTGATCCTCGGGGCCACGCTTTGGCTCGAAGCGCACAACGTGGCGGTCGGGGCGGTGTTGCGCGCCCACAATCGTGCGTCCGATGCGATGTGGATCACGATCACGCAGAACGTTTTCAATGCCGTGGGCAACGCGGTGTTGCTCTTCGGTCTGTTTGGCGCGCCGCGGATGGGCATCATCGGCGTCGCGCTCGCCACCGCCGCCAGTCGCGTGGTGGCGGCGGCGTTGTTCTGGGCCATGCTACGGCGTCGCACCGGCATCACCATTCGACTGGTCGATTTGGTGCGGATTCCCCTGCCCCGGCTGCGTCGAATCCTGCGCATCGGTTTGCCGTCGGCGGGCGAGCATCTGTGCTGGTGGATTTCGTTCATGACGATCACCACCTTCACCGCGCGGATGGGGGCGACGTCGCTCGCGGTGCAGTCCTACACGATGCAGGTGATGCATTTCGTATTCGCCTTCAGCTTCGCCCTGGCCTTGGCCAACGAAATCCTGCTCGGCTACCACGTCGGGGCCGGAGAGTTCGAACACGCCTATCGCCGATTGCTCCGCACCCTCAAACAAGGTCTGGGCATCATCATGATCGCGGTGCTGCCCGCGGCGCTTTTTGGCGGCAGTATTCTCGGATTGTTCAGCGACAACACCGAGGTGATCGTGCTGGGGGCGTTGTTGCTAAAAATGGCGCTGCTGATCGAACCGGGTCGGTTGTTTAACATGGTCATGGTGTGCGGACTCCGCGCCACCGGTGATGTGACGTTTCCGCTCAAACTCGGTCTCATCGGCATGTGGGGTATCTGGGTGCCGCTGTCGTGGTTTCTCGGGTTGTATTTGGGCTGGGGGCTGCCGGGATTGTGGACTGCGATGATCGTGGACGAGTGTTTCCGCGGTTCGGTGATGTTTCGCCGCTGGAAAAGACGGGACTGGTTGCCGCACGCCCAACGCAGCCGCGCTGGCGTGGAAGCCAGCCTGGCCGAAACCGCCGCCGCGTAA
- the mutS gene encoding DNA mismatch repair protein MutS: MPAPKKLTPMMKQYFEVKRALPKGAILLFRLGDFYEIFYEDAEIASRVCGITLTKRQDYPMAGVPHHAIENYVPKLLAAGHKVAICDQAEAAVPGKLVKRALTRILSPGTTLAANQLDESRNHYLCALHRDKKGLHAAWLDLSTGEFQLATDARADNLLPVLTALEPAELLLIEGDAATWREAPHDDVDAHALRDFCADRLVTELPGYHFEIAEGARTVLDALGVLNLEGFGLDEKHPGLGPAGALVHYATENLCAKPENLRALQEYRSARTLLIDPATLRNLEIFQSSRGSRAGSLLTAINRTSTAAGARLLERWLSAPELDLTEIRRRSATVGELLGEPMLLGELRETLAHIRDIPRILGRLQNRLRNPRELGGVRDTLGQVPDIHRLLSDFGQTLATDYPARIAELPELRDLLQRALSDEMPTDIAEGGAIRSGFDPELDRIRNLTRDNKTWLSELESAEQARTGIKSLKVKYTGNFGYYIDVTKSNLHLVPDNYIRRQTTVNSERFVTDELKQKEKEILHAEDNALARERELFATLIERILDESITLSHSAAALAELDVLAGWAVLAREWDYHQPELDESDVLEITEGRHPVVEQMLKAPDTAIIRGNQSFVPNDSLLSSSGEQLALITGPNMAGKSTYIRQVALIALLAEIGCWVPAAKCRIGLVDRIFSRVGASDDLARGNSTFMVEMNETANILNNATDRSLIILDEIGRGTSTYDGLSIAWAVVEHLHGSSEQGPRTLFATHYQELTQLDKHLPRLRNYSVAVKEWNDDIIFVHRIQSGAADRSYGIQVARLAGLPPSVIDRAKSILGKLESDDTSVELSAPQAKPKKKISVKPADDSQLSLL; this comes from the coding sequence ATGCCCGCGCCGAAGAAGTTAACCCCGATGATGAAGCAATACTTCGAGGTGAAACGTGCCCTGCCGAAGGGGGCGATCCTGCTGTTCCGTCTCGGTGATTTTTATGAGATCTTCTACGAAGATGCCGAAATCGCGTCCCGGGTTTGCGGCATCACTCTGACCAAGCGCCAGGATTATCCCATGGCGGGCGTGCCGCATCACGCTATCGAGAATTACGTGCCCAAACTGCTCGCCGCCGGTCACAAGGTGGCCATCTGTGACCAAGCCGAAGCCGCCGTGCCCGGCAAACTGGTCAAGCGCGCGCTCACCCGGATTCTCTCCCCCGGCACGACTCTCGCCGCCAACCAGCTCGACGAATCGCGCAACCACTATTTGTGCGCGTTGCATCGCGACAAAAAGGGTCTGCATGCGGCGTGGCTCGACCTGTCCACCGGCGAGTTCCAACTCGCGACGGATGCGCGCGCGGACAACCTGCTCCCCGTCCTCACGGCGCTCGAACCCGCCGAGCTGCTGCTCATCGAAGGCGACGCCGCCACTTGGCGCGAGGCGCCGCATGACGATGTCGACGCGCATGCCTTGCGCGATTTTTGCGCCGACCGCCTCGTCACGGAGTTGCCGGGTTACCATTTTGAAATCGCCGAAGGCGCCCGCACTGTGCTCGACGCGCTGGGCGTGCTCAACCTCGAGGGGTTTGGTCTGGACGAAAAACATCCCGGCCTCGGTCCCGCCGGGGCCTTGGTCCACTACGCGACGGAAAACCTCTGCGCCAAACCCGAAAACCTGCGGGCCCTACAGGAATATCGCAGCGCCCGCACCCTGCTCATCGATCCGGCGACGTTGCGCAATCTGGAGATCTTTCAATCGAGTCGCGGCTCGCGAGCGGGATCGTTGCTCACCGCCATCAACCGCACCAGCACCGCGGCGGGCGCGCGACTGCTGGAGCGCTGGCTCAGCGCGCCCGAACTCGATCTGACCGAAATTCGCCGCCGTTCGGCGACCGTTGGCGAGCTGCTGGGCGAACCCATGCTGCTGGGCGAGCTCCGCGAGACGCTCGCCCACATTCGCGACATTCCCCGCATCCTCGGCAGGCTGCAAAATCGCCTGCGCAACCCGCGCGAGCTCGGCGGCGTGCGCGACACGTTGGGGCAGGTGCCGGACATCCACCGCTTGCTCTCCGACTTCGGCCAAACGCTCGCGACGGATTACCCGGCTCGCATCGCCGAGCTGCCGGAATTGCGCGATCTGTTGCAACGAGCGCTCTCTGATGAGATGCCCACCGACATCGCGGAAGGCGGTGCCATCCGCTCCGGGTTCGATCCCGAGCTGGATCGCATTCGCAACCTCACCCGCGATAACAAGACGTGGTTGTCCGAGCTCGAAAGCGCTGAGCAAGCGCGCACCGGCATCAAGAGCCTGAAGGTCAAATACACCGGCAATTTCGGTTACTACATCGACGTTACCAAATCGAATCTGCACCTCGTGCCCGACAACTACATTCGCCGCCAGACCACGGTGAACAGCGAGCGTTTCGTGACCGATGAACTGAAGCAGAAGGAGAAGGAAATCCTCCACGCCGAGGACAACGCGCTGGCCCGCGAGCGCGAACTTTTCGCCACGTTGATCGAGCGCATTTTGGATGAGTCGATCACGCTCAGCCACAGTGCCGCCGCATTGGCCGAACTCGATGTTTTGGCCGGTTGGGCCGTGCTCGCGCGCGAATGGGACTACCATCAGCCCGAGCTCGACGAAAGCGACGTGCTCGAGATCACCGAGGGCCGTCATCCGGTGGTCGAGCAGATGCTCAAAGCGCCCGATACCGCCATCATTCGCGGCAATCAAAGTTTCGTGCCCAACGACTCCCTGCTCTCGTCTTCGGGCGAACAGTTGGCCTTGATCACCGGCCCCAACATGGCGGGTAAATCGACCTACATTCGCCAAGTCGCATTGATTGCCCTGCTCGCCGAAATCGGGTGTTGGGTGCCCGCCGCCAAGTGCCGGATTGGTTTGGTCGATCGGATCTTTTCCCGCGTGGGCGCCAGCGATGATCTGGCCCGCGGCAATTCGACCTTCATGGTCGAGATGAACGAGACTGCCAACATCCTCAACAACGCCACGGATCGCTCACTCATCATCCTCGATGAAATCGGTCGCGGCACCTCAACCTACGACGGACTGAGTATCGCGTGGGCCGTCGTCGAGCACCTGCACGGTTCATCCGAGCAAGGTCCGCGCACGCTCTTTGCCACGCACTACCAAGAGCTCACGCAACTCGACAAACACTTGCCGCGACTACGCAACTACAGCGTCGCGGTGAAAGAATGGAACGACGACATCATCTTTGTGCACCGTATTCAATCGGGGGCGGCGGACCGCAGCTACGGCATCCAAGTCGCGCGCCTCGCCGGCTTGCCGCCCAGCGTGATCGACCGCGCCAAATCGATTCTGGGAAAACTCGAGTCCGACGACACCTCGGTCGAGTTGTCCGCCCCGCAAGCAAAGCCGAAGAAGAAAATTTCGGTGAAACCGGCGGACGATTCGCAGCTCAGTTTGCTCTGA